One Salvia splendens isolate huo1 chromosome 12, SspV2, whole genome shotgun sequence genomic window carries:
- the LOC121756984 gene encoding trihelix transcription factor GT-3b-like — protein sequence MYGNIGDVTTHHHLLPSSSAGNPNTTYPLLHHHHHHHHQLHQTMMIPLPPPFDDEFPTRDERLPPWSNQETRDLIEMRAQVELVAKTNFNLWEMVAERMRDRGYWRTADHCKWKWKNLVTTYKEQEASNVNTVHPFFNELHAVFTARANRIQHAQAEAETVIAKGRKRLNGASWDQSNEEFIEEQKDDEGVEVDYQAGKVRAVPKRKAGIEKRQKAREPLHNIIGEIMRNFMQQQQMIDMEWRASMEKRAEERERFEQEWQQKMERLEREKLMMEQAWREREEERRVREESRAEQRDALLTALLNKLIHEGETA from the exons ATGTACGGCAACATCGGAGATGTCACCACCCATCACCACCTCCTCCCAAGCAGCAGCGCCGGAAATCCCAATACTACATATcccctcctccaccaccaccaccaccaccaccaccagcttCACCAAACCATGATGATCCCCCTCCCGCCACCTTTTGACGACGAGTTTCCGACGAGAGACGAGAGGCTTCCTCCGTGGAGCAACCAAGAAACGAGGGACTTGATCGAAATGAGGGCTCAGGTCGAATTGGTCGCCAAAACGAATTTCAATCTGTGGGAAATGGTCGCAGAGAGAATGAGAGACAGGGGCTACTGGAGAACTGCCGATCACTGCAAATGGAAGTGGAAAAATCTTGTTACTACATACAAG GAGCAAGAAGCCTCTAATGTGAATACTGTTCACCCTTTTTTCAATGAACTGCACGCAGTGTTCACAGCCAGGGCGAACCGGATTCAGCATGCTCAGGCCGAAGCAGAAACTGTCATTGCCAAAGGAAGAAAGAGGCTTAATGGTGCTTCATGGGATCAATCTAATGAAGAATTCATTGAAGAGCAGAAAGATGATGAAGGGGTTGAAGTCGATTATCAGGCTGGGAAAGTGAGAGCGGTTCCAAAACGAAAAGCTGGAATAGAAAAACGACAAAAGGCAAGAGAGCCGCTGCATAATATCATTGGGGAGATAATGAGGAATTTTATGCAGCAGCAGCAGATGATCGATATGGAGTGGAGGGCGTCAATGGAGAAGCGTGCTGAAGAGAGGGAGCGATTTGAGCAGGAATGGCAGCAGAAGATGGAGAGGCTTGAACGAGAGAAGCTGATGATGGAACAAGCgtggagagagagggaagaaGAACGGAGAGTGAGAGAAGAGAGCAGAGCTGAACAGAGGGATGCGTTGCTAACGGCACTGTTGAACAAGCTCATCCATGAGGGCGAGACTGCTTAG